The Coccidioides posadasii str. Silveira chromosome 2, complete sequence genomic interval GCTGGTGGAGTGATATTGCGTGGATCTTGAAGGATGATGACGTCGTACGGGACTCAGCCGATGGGAAAGGCATGGAAGTTCTACTGAAAGCAATTGAGAATATGTGAGCAATGTGCCTTGCTGTAATTTGAGGTGGTTCTGTTTCTGGGGATGGATCTTGTTTTATGTGATTCCTAGATGGCGTGGCTACTTTGTCTTTTACCTTTCACTATGAGGTCTGGCTTTTACTTTTAACCGTTTAATACCCTTGAGTGTATTATCAAATATCCGACAGCTGTTCAGATGGGTTTTTCCCCAAAGCCCTCTCgcccctttttctttttgtggATAGTGGGTAATGGGAACGGTGACCTATCAATATAAGGGATGATTACCTTAGACCGCCTTGCATTTGTATCATTTCAACAGCCTGTCTTCGACATTTGATTCTAAAGCACGCCCAGCTTCTTCCAGACTGCCTCATCATAGCCGTCCACATATTTCACATattcctctccagctgttaCCCAGCCTTTAATTCCACCTTCAAGAACCAGACTCTGCATCCCCGCGGAGTCATGTTCCGCGAGATAGTCAGCCAACCATCCTCCGGCACGGGTTCCGCGACCCTTTGACGAGCCTATGCGGCGGTCAGCCGAAATTGGTCAACGCTCAATGAGAGAGGATAATTAATGCGAACCACAGTAAAATATCACTTTCTTCACATTTGCTTGTTTGAGAATAGAATATACAGTTGGAAGAGAGGGATAAAAGCTTTGCGCGGGTAGGTTTAAGGACCCTGAAATGGTACCTCCCTGCGTTTTGGCGGGTTAGCGGGAGCCTACACAAGGACATATCGTActattttctgtttctaCGGATATAATCCATCCTCATGAAGGGATATGGGGATATATAGCTGGAGGCATACCTCATGGTCAGCCCGTCGTACGTCAACCAGGACGAAGTCTAGCGTTGCAGGCTTGTTGGGAAGCCACTTGAGAATTTCGGTACGGGAGATAACGTCGGCCTTAAGCTTGGGGGCCGGAAATGCGGCATACCATGGTGTTTCCTCTGTTTGTGGAGGAGCTGCGTCTGTGGCGGCCATGTTGTTTGATGCTGGTTGATGAGATGTGGAGTCAAGAGAGACGATGAGGGGCAACCTTCGCGGTCCTGAATCACTTCGGGCTAGAGAAGGATGTTGAGAAGAACAAGCTTGCAAACCTTATATTATATTCCTCCAGTTGTTTTGGAGTAGAGTTGAGGATGCCAACATCTGCTCTCTTTTCTTGACTACATTTTGTTTTAAACTTCGTCCATATTAACAGTGTTCCTGATATCGCTGTGATACTTGGTAATTTTTAACATGATGTGTGTTGAAATTGTCCCATTAGAATTGACAGCCTATTACTATGGAACTACTTCCTTCAGCATTCATCTAGTTAAGCCCGAGATCTCAAGAGCCAATGGATATGCATGCTAATCATAGAGCAAAGGTGGTCCTCCAAGGAAACCGTGGCGCGCTGGCGCAACGACCCAATGTTCGAAACAAATCTTCAAGAGCCGGCCGCAAGGGAAAACTAATCAACGATCCAAGTCCAATGACAAGTTGCCGAAAGAACATCGAACAAAGACAATGGACACAAAACGGGAGAAAATGAATAGGACAATCAGTGATCGTGCGGCAGGTCATCGAAATGACATCCTGATTTGAGTAGTGACATAGGTAACACCAAAGAGAATAATCACAAGAAGACTGTCCAATGCAGAGAGAAAAGTCCAGAATTGTGTCAAAGTCATTATCCAGCTTAGTTGTCATCGAATTCTTTCTTCGGCATGACAgtgtcatcgtcatcgtcctCGTCGGCGGGTGCAGGTGCTTCAGCCTCGCAGTAGACGGTAGATTCAATAGCAGTTTCACCAAAATCGCTAAGCATGTCGCTATATCCGACACCATCCTCAAGCTTGATGCTATCATTGCTACAAGTTATTAGTAATAACTGGATTGGTAGCGATATAGACGAGGAGAGTTCCTCACATAAGATCAATGGGCGCTCCTGGCTTGGTTTCCTCTtcattttttattttgttgcCGGCAGTGCGTCTGCCTCCACCACGTTTTTTAACGGGGGGCTCTGTGTTCCCATTCCCATTCGAGGCATGGGACGCTTCAGGATAGGCAGCAATCGGGGCATGTTCCGAGGCCTTGGCTTTTCCTTTCCCGGTATTCTTGCGAGCAGTACTGCGTTTGGTCACTTTTTCGGGGGTAGCAGCCTTTCAAACGATGTAAGCGATTGGCCGACACTGGGAAGACATCGTGCTTACCTTCTTGACGGGACCGCCACTGTCGCCATTGCTCTGAAGCGCGACAAGTTTACGCTTGGCCTTGTTGAAAAGAACTGATGCGACAGAAGCATTCTTCAAGCCCGACATAGCAGCTAGTTTTTCGTAGTCAACCTATGGAAAGTATAAGAATAATGTATAACTTTCAAACTTTCAcaaaagtaaaaataaaaaagcgAAAGCAGGGTGTAAGTGGGGAGTGTCGGGTACACTACTTGATGTGGGATAAGGGGGATAGAGAGTGGACGGGAATTTATGCTCAGGAAACACACATACCTTGATACTGTTCAAGCCTTCAAAAGCGCAAATCATGCCATTGCTAAAGATGCGCTGTTCACTGGCAGACAATGAATCCATGGTGGAAATTGAAGGAGCTTGTACTGTATTTCGAAAGATTGAACGAGAAATGACGACGAAAAGTAGAGTTGAGATGAAGTGATCCCTGAATGTGAGAGCCTAAGTGTGAAGTTTGAGTAAAAAAACTGTCTGTAGTTGAGCTGAAGTGGGATGGAGATGTGAATGAAAGATCAGGGCAAAGAGCACGGAGAAGATGATTAAATAGAGTgtgaaaacaaaaacaaaacagAAAGGCAAATACAACACAATTGTAACTGTAATTAGGCGAATTGTAATTTTCAATTCAGTTTTGAAGTGCTGCTTCATCCAAAGTGTTGCTCAACGTGTTAATCCTTGCTGCAAAGCTAGCGGACAAAATGGCACATATGCCTAGTTCAACATTGATGTTACATGGCCTGAAATCTGTGGAAGTAGCAAGCATCCACAAACAAGCTAGAATAGCTCTAATCAAAGGCTCATTGTATCTCTTCTTTGATAGAGATTTCAGTAGGGTATATCACATTATGGTCAAATATCGGCTCATTTGTTTTTCATTAAAAGGCTGTTCTGCTTAATCTGGGCAAATACTCGCTCCCAAGCTTCTGGAAAAAACTTGGGAGTCGATTTAGCTGGTCTGTTTGCCTCTGGTGTATAGAAATGTACACCGTCTTTGCCTCTCCACCATGGCTGTGGCTGAGGGTTGGTATTGATGAAGCTAACTGGCCGGGTGAGTGATTTTCCAGGAGCTAGGTCTGAGATTGCGACCTGGGTTCTTCGAGGATAGAAGTTAAACTTCATAGTCTCGATGCTTAATGTGGCTGTTCGGGGAACATTCTGTAGGTAGGATAACATGTGCTCCCTTGACTGTTGCGCAAATGCTGGCAATGCTAGGTAGACCAGGTTGACGAACGGGGCAGCAGTGTAGGAAACGAACAACATTGGGAACGCCCCCGCTGCAATAACTACCCAGCGCCTGTTAGTTTCTCCGACGTAGAAGCAACAATGGGCAACACTCACTGGCCGGCGGTATATACCAGGGGTACTCGGCGGCATAGAATGCGGGGGCAACCACGGTGCACGAGACAACGAAAATCAAAATTGTGGACAAGCGCATC includes:
- a CDS encoding uncharacterized protein (EggNog:ENOG410Q5HI~BUSCO:15301at33183), producing MDSLSASEQRIFSNGMICAFEGLNSIKVDYEKLAAMSGLKNASVASVLFNKAKRKLVALQSNGDSGGPVKKAATPEKVTKRSTARKNTGKGKAKASEHAPIAAYPEASHASNGNGNTEPPVKKRGGGRRTAGNKIKNEEETKPGAPIDLINDSIKLEDGVGYSDMLSDFGETAIESTVYCEAEAPAPADEDDDDDTVMPKKEFDDN
- a CDS encoding uncharacterized protein (EggNog:ENOG410PRV3~TransMembrane:2 (i100-118o130-156i)), which translates into the protein MSRPLLLLRPLGRCLTWCTRRDRVDSLCIRNKTTDSGFSQRASLNRSKTQGSSRGLLRNPIRNAPSRPQPNFSKAHARPQQVVIYHAGSGKIAFIGMMRLSTILIFVVSCTVVAPAFYAAEYPWYIPPAIIAAGAFPMLFVSYTAAPFVNLVYLALPAFAQQSREHMLSYLQNVPRTATLSIETMKFNFYPRRTQVAISDLAPGKSLTRPVSFINTNPQPQPWWRGKDGVHFYTPEANRPAKSTPKFFPEAWERVFAQIKQNSLLMKNK
- a CDS encoding uncharacterized protein (EggNog:ENOG410PRNJ~COG:D~BUSCO:15621at33183), translating into MAATDAAPPQTEETPWYAAFPAPKLKADVISRTEILKWLPNKPATLDFVLVDVRRADHEGGTISGSLNLPAQSFYPSLPTVYSILKQANVKKVIFYCGSSKGRGTRAGGWLADYLAEHDSAGMQSLVLEGGIKGWVTAGEEYVKYVDGYDEAVWKKLGVL